The Erpetoichthys calabaricus chromosome 16, fErpCal1.3, whole genome shotgun sequence sequence CGATGGAAAGAATGGCCGTGGATAACTTATGTTTTGGAAAATgggtgtattaaaaaaaaaaggaacacctCTTTTAATTGATTGAGAATTATGGACAGCATCCGCACCTTTGTTAAATAATTCGAGAATATGTGAAATTGTTAACTTAAAAATAAGGAAGCAATAGAATTAATAGGTTCTAAAATTTCATGTAACTTAGTTAAAGTGTGGACCTGTTTCGGCGATCGGTGTAATAAGCGGTTCACTCCCGTACTGAAGAAGAGCGACTATCACTGAACTGACAGTTCTCCTGCGGCTCGATACTGTACTGGTTTTGAAAGTTATTGACAGGAGCACAAGTGGCGCCGTTTTTGAAGCCCCTTTACCGTTGCTGGATGAAGAGGAGGCCAGTCCTACATTACTGGCACACACAGACCCATCGCCTTGGGTCGGTCAAGTCAGTCCCACAGATAGCAGATAAAATGTGCCGAGACAGAAAGACTCTTCATGTAGATAAAAGTAACAATGTGTTGTTGTTCTTCGCGTTACTTCCAATccagaatttaaaaaatctaaaagatgtatatttttattccttaactACTTGGTTTGTTTGTCTTTTAACCTGTTTCGATTTAAACTAACTCGCACCAAATCACTGCGTGTTTTGGTGTCTGAGGAAACGCTTCATAATTGCGTTTATCCTGTAAATGACTAAATGAGATATTTTACTCACCGTGAGGGGTAGTGAACAGAAGACAAAGATTGGGGTCATGAGGACCAACAGGATGATGTTGTCAATCTCGTCTGCATGGCTCTTGGAAGAAATGGAGGTCTGCTCTGGCGTCTTCTCCATCGATGTGCTCAGGACATTTTGCAGGCGGGCTCGCTTGTACATCTTTGCCAGGGTCAGTACCACGGAGATGTTACACAGGACGATAGTTAGAATCACTAGCGCCATCACACTGGCATAGAGCACGGAAAATGCTTTGTCTTTGTCCTCTGCTGGATTCATCCCAATATAGCACCAAGTCCCTGGTTTATACTGTTTGTAACTGCCAAATTGAAAAAGGGGCATGCAGCAAAACAGAATACTTATGGTATAAATTACAGGGAAAACCAGCATGACTTTCTCTTTGGTTACATGTCGCTGGTGAAAATAGGGGTGGCCTATAGACAGCCAACATTCTAAAGCCATCACCAGGAGTATGAACATAGCACAGAGTCCTATGAAAGACATTATCAAGCCAACATACTGACAAGTACCCTTGCTCAGGCCCTCAATCGTCGTGTTAAGTGTGTAGCAGTAAAAGACTGGTATGGAAATTAGCAGAAGTCCAGCTAACTCTGTCCAGGCGAGACCACTGACCAAAATGTAAAAAACGGTAATATTTCTGCTCTTTGATTTTACAATATGCCAGTATAGAATACAAAGGGCAATAGCATTGCCAACGACCCCCGCAGAAAAGGAAAGGATGCTTTGGCCAGCGTTTCTAGTTGTGGTCTGGTTTACAGACACGTTCTGCATCTTCACTAACGATACAATTTGAACTCTGTTCCAAAACGGTAGCAGGAAAAATCGCTTCCTGGTATTTAAAGTTTCCAAATAGTGATAATGGAGGCTTCTTGGTGCATGAAGCTCTGCGAGGTCCTTGAGACAGCAAAAACAAGTTAATCATATGCGCAGCATCCTCTGTCAACGGAGAACTGAAGAAAGAACTTTTAAAGAGTTACCTCAGTGCCACCCAAACCTACCTGTCACGCAATCGCATTCATCTGAAGCTTTCATGGGAGGTTTAAAAGCACTAACGCAACGAAGGTGCAAAACGAAATATTCACCAGAGTTTAAACGTAGCCCCCCAGGGTGCTCCGAATGCAAATCCGCTTGATGAGCGCGCCTTATTGGGCTGTTTACAAGGGGACAATGCGTACATCACGAAAGTTGCTAGTTATGGCGTATAATGGTGTATTGCAGTCTTTCTCTTATagagtatagcgcctttcatagtcaCTGCCGTTGCAACGCGGTTTTCAAAGCcgttaactttcttttttttttgcgatAAAGGTAGTGACATCACGGAACTGTTAAAGagaatgtgttataaagctgacACAGTAAAATAGATTCCAAAAGTGAACGGCACCATACTCTTTTGCTTTTGAGCTTTGATCAACTAAAACTTCATTTATTAGCATCGAattgtgccttatgttttagttggGCATTGAACTTTCAGAAAGagtttaaactgcacaaaaaagtgTTTATTCTGTCCTTTGGgaccatttttgtgtttttttccgcATATACTCTGATGCATTAGAACCTTTACATGCCTTGAAACAGGAAGTGATAATTAGTAGCATAAGAATATAAATTTTCGAAGAAAGCAGCCGCTGTTCCCAAGCGTTACTGTAAGTCCCATCGATATGTAGAACTTCGTTTGCTCATTTAATGATCAGTTTCAAATTCCTGGAAATCTTATGATGAGTTGGCAGTTGTAGTTAGGACTACGTTCACATGTTTGagtggaaaaatgtaaaaatgaatacagATGGAATTTTAAGGTTGGAAAGCAGGTTCGAAAGCTTTAATTTTTTATCTTAAGCTTATGTACTGCTGTtgacaaatataataaatataaatatagcataatccaattcaggatggcGTGGAACCGGAGACTATTCTGGCAGCTCTGGACGCAGAACAGGAAACAGCGCGAGAGTAGGAGTTGAAAATTGATGTCCGAGGGCGCCCACTGACGCCAATTTAGACTCATTAATTAACCTACTGTAGTTTGCACGTCTTTAGGGACGTGAGAGAAACGTTAGTGTATCCAATGGAAAGCCGGCGCACTCACCGGCAAAACGGGTAAACTCCACAATGGAAACAGCCGGGCTTTTGGATCTGTGAGGCGGCAGCTCTCGACATTGCGGGATCGTTTTGGCAAACGTGGCCCGTGAGACAGTGCGTGTGAGAAGCTGGGCTCCTAATTTGTTCATCGGGCTCTGCCGGGCAGGATCGACAGACGAATATTTTTGTGAAGATTTATCTTTAGATGTTTCTGTATCTGACTGAAATATGACTGTAAAATACTGTGCTTTGTGTGCACATCTGTGCAAGCTACTTAACTACTTGTACAAATATTTGACCAggatatttgatttatttaaataatgttctgCTGTGTAGTTTGATACCTCATGACAAAATGGCAGACCTTCATTTTTGGGATCTTGAGGCTTGAATTGCCCCAAGACAACCAGCAGTAAGGTCTGCGTatccactgttatcttcttcaatgggggTCTTTCACAACTCACCAcaattttttttgatactttaaaaacctttttatttttattttaactattattttgtattgaattacacaatattattcattttgttattttttaaaaccacttttcatacagtagacacctaatttttttaagtaatgtggAACAAAGTCACCTCTGGGGCCCTTCTAGGATTAGGgaccctgaagcttaagcttcattagtacCATAGTAGATCCTCCCATGCCACAACCACACTTTCCACAGGTAAGGGCAACTTGCCTTTGCATTTTTGATGAACAGTAAGTAAGGTTTCTTAAGAAAGCTATCAGAACGCAGGCAACACACTGTCAGTCTTTACTCAGGGTTCCATCTTGGAATCTAATCACCGCTGAATAACTATTGTCAGCAAAACAGTTAACACAACCACGTTGAAGTTTGAATTCAAAGTTATTATTATATCTATACATAATGTAACAATCTCAAAACCACTCAATCTAATGCAGGTCACAAgatggtggagccaatcccagcagcactaagcacaaggcaggaaacagccctgctGTTTGGAattgccaatgaacctaaccaTGTACATCTTGGGTATTTAAGagcaaaaccagagtacctgcaAGAAAACCAAAGCACAGACAAaacgtacaaactccacacagagaaccTCCAAATGTGGGGTCCAAACTGAGGACACCGGATCTGCGGGGCCACACAGCTGAATGAAATTCATGACAATGAAAGTCTTACTTGCCTGTCACCTACAGACTAGTGGCAGTTCAATACCAGCAACAGACAATGAATACAACACCATGCATTAAAGACATTTTTCAAGTTTATAATGTACAAATGCATATATAATTAGATGGTGTATTTGTCAATTTGAGACGCTGTTTAGTATTTTATGACTACAAATAAAAACTATCCATGAATCTTGTGGCAAGATTGGTAATGGTCCAGTACTTTTTACTAGAATGGTAGGAAGGAGAAAAAGtgactttttaattttactgattgATTCATTGAATGATTAATTTgaactttgtattattttttatattttgtatagggattttatattaatttagacTTCTACAAAACTTTGCCCCTTTTTGTCAAAAGGTATAGAAGCTAGTCTACTCTTTTAATCATTGGTGTTCCTCACAAGACATGACATCAGATACAGTTTGCAAATGAGTAAACGTAGGGTTGAAATCTTTGTGTTCATTAAAAATTGCAGGTGAATGAAACAAAACTGTAAGATGTGTTTCATATAATTTATgcaaagtaaatagataaatagatagataggtaggtagtgctgctgctttgcagtaaggagactgtggaagattgtgggttcgcttcccggttcctccctgtgtggatagtgctttgagtactgagaaaagcgctatataaatgaaatgaattattattattattagatagatactttattaatccccaaagggaaattcacaggtTTTCACAAATGCTAGGTATCTAAGATCAAAATGCAAACTGTCTTTACCCTTAAGATAGAAATGGTGGTATACTGACTTTTTATAGGTAGGATGATGAAAAGGTCTTTCAGTTTCAATAAGGAGATGGAAGCAATCATGTGATTGCAAGCAACGTTGCCTAGATCCATTTTCAAGTCCATTGTTTATACACTTGACAAAGTAACTCTGTGCTACAATGGTTATGATACGTCAGGGGCTCAACACAATGAGCTGACTGAAAATCCATGTGATCTTGTTTCCAAATCTGTGTATGCTGACAAAGCAACATGTTCATCCTGTCATTGTTCTTGTCTTCGCAGGTTCTTTGCACTTACTACTGTATGTTTCCTGGTGGCACTCTGTTTACTGAGGTACTGTTGGCAGAGTGTCTAAGAGAAAGCATTCTCTTGTGCACAATGATATTCTCGTGGAATTTCCCAAGATGGATTACAATATTTGCCAGCTCCACATCTGTACAGGCAACTTCCTTGTATTTAACCAACCCTCACTGTATCTGTCATTCACAGTCACTGTTGCATGTTCATTACCAGTCTGGGTTATTGTAAACTTTCTAAGCCTTtgttgtggcacagtggttagggcTGCTGCTTCGCACTTTGATGGAACCAGGTTTGATTTCCACTCCAGCTGCTTTCAAAGTTGaattttcctctcctctcctcattCCGAGTTTTCTTAGGGTACTCTGTATTCCCGTCACCTCCCAAAGTGGCCGAGCATTGCCGAGTATACAAATGAGTCCAAAGGTCTGGCTTCTTGCCCTACGCTGGCAGAATGGGCTCTAGTTCTGCATACCCCTGAAGCTAAAACAATTGGATCAGAAGACGACCCACCTCCACGCAGAGTCCACACACCTTTATATCTCATTCTTTCCTACTATGTTTCTGGGTTTATCTGTAGCTTTCCTATAGTCTCTGATATGTGGTTGGCTGACTGTTGGTTAATCATTTTGTGGTAACAGGAATGCACAGTTGCTGAATCAGTAGCAATCCctggaactatccatccatccatccatccattctcttccccTTATCCacggtcgggtcgcgggggcagcagcttgagcagagatgcccagacttccctctccccggccacttcttctagctcttccgggggaatcccaaggcgttcccaggccagccgagagacatagtccctccagtgtgtcctgggtcttcccctgggcctcctcccggttagatgtgcccggaacacctcaccagggaggtgtccaggaggcatcctgatcagatgcccgagccacctcatctgactcctctcaatgcggaggagcagcggctctactctgagcccctcccggatgactgaacttctcaccctgtcttgaagggaaagctcagacaccctgcagaggaaactcatttcagctgcttgtattcgcgatctcgttctttcggtcactacctccctggaactaattttttcaaattgtgAACTACTAATTTTCAGAAAACAACATTGTGGCGTGGATCGTTTATTCACCAACGACAGCTGCAATGACAGGGTTGCAAAAAAGTGTGAGTTATGTTTTGTTTGTATCTAAAGTGTAGAAAGTAATTATACTCTGAGCCAATGAACTAATGGGGACATGTTGCCAAATTTGATCAAGACTTTCAAAAACAGGAGTTACTGGATGAGAAATTCCTTAAAATTAGCTTAGGCAAGCAAATGTGAACCTAATATGTAATCATTTTCAGCTTAAAGCTGCAGGCAGCCAGAAGCAATACCCAGAGCATAGAGTCAGCAATCTGTGCAGTATGGTATACAGTATGCCAGTCT is a genomic window containing:
- the LOC114666836 gene encoding prostaglandin D2 receptor-like → MQNVSVNQTTTRNAGQSILSFSAGVVGNAIALCILYWHIVKSKSRNITVFYILVSGLAWTELAGLLLISIPVFYCYTLNTTIEGLSKGTCQYVGLIMSFIGLCAMFILLVMALECWLSIGHPYFHQRHVTKEKVMLVFPVIYTISILFCCMPLFQFGSYKQYKPGTWCYIGMNPAEDKDKAFSVLYASVMALVILTIVLCNISVVLTLAKMYKRARLQNVLSTSMEKTPEQTSISSKSHADEIDNIILLVLMTPIFVFCSLPLTVRAYIGAFAPDGNEEKDLVALRFHSINSIVDPWVFIIFRTSPFRALLRRLYNKLIHKKAAASARNTVNVLSYGNNSSVDQPPSSETGRVT